In Bubalus kerabau isolate K-KA32 ecotype Philippines breed swamp buffalo chromosome 4, PCC_UOA_SB_1v2, whole genome shotgun sequence, one DNA window encodes the following:
- the SUMO2 gene encoding small ubiquitin-related modifier 2 isoform X1, with translation MRSLGDSGSRTQGGGRERTTCARPLPPPPLPPPSSAAPGAACVLVPCGPGTSFVKRQLEETPALAMADEKPKEGVKTENNDHINLKVAGQDGSVVQFKIKRHTPLSKLMKAYCERQRSGVNTAIFKTFEFYSENSKFFTSRRGSRNQQMLGGFVNEADQIPI, from the exons ATGAGGAGCCTCGGTGACTCGGGCTCGCGCAcgcagggtggggggagggagcgCACGACGTGCGCgcgccctctccctcctccaccgCTGCCGCCTCCTTCTTCTGCCGCTCCTGGTGCTGCTTGTGTGCTCGTTCCGTGCGGACCTGGTACCTCTTTTGTGAAGCGGCAGCTTGAGGAGACTCCGGCGCTCGCCATGGCGGACGAAAAGCCCAAG gAAGGAGTCAAGACTGAGAACAACGATCATATTAATTTGAAGGTGGCGGGGCAGGATGGTTCTGTGGTGCAGTTTAAGATTAAGAGGCATACACCACTTAGTAAACTAATGAAAGCCTATTGTGAACGACAG AGGTCAGGCGtaaacactgctatattcaaGACATTTGAATTTTACTCAGAAAATAGTAAATTTTTTACATCAAGAAGAGGAAGTAGAAATCAACAGATGCTAGGAG